The Nitrospira sp. sequence AGGCGGGTGGCAGGTTGGACAACAACCGCCCTCGGCTTCACCGTACCGATCTGGGTGTCGGCGGACGGTATTCTTGTCGCCCTGCTGGTTGTGTGTTGGCTCGCAAGTGGAGAGTGGCGGGAACGAATCCGTCGAATCACGGCGAATCCGGTGGCAGTGAGCGCCTTGCTCTTGTTCGTGTGGTTGTTGGCCGGGTCTCTATGGGGAATGGGTTCTCTGGAAGAGCGAGTGCTGGCCGTAAAGAAGTATGCCGATCTGCTGCTGATTCCTCTGTTGATTTCGCTGGCGGTTGACATTCACGAGCGAAATCGCGCGCTCCTTGCGCTTACGGCATCGTTGATGGTGACGCTGCTGCTGTCCCTTGCCTTAAGTGTGGGGTTTCTTCCAGGGAGCCAGGCGCTCAATTGTGATCGGTTCAACCCATGCGTATTCAAAAAGCATACGACGCATAACGTGCTGATGGCCTTCGGTGCGTTGTTGTTTGCCGTGTTGGCTTGGAAATCTTCACAGAGGTGGGTGCGATGGGGGTTGGGAGGCGCCGCAGTCTTGGCCGCGGGTAATGTGTTATTGATGGTGCAGGGCCGAACCGGGTATGTGGTGTTGGCCGGACTTGCCGTGATGGCTTTTCATATGTACTTCGGATGGCGAGGCATGCTCGCGGCGATCGTGGGCTTATGCCTGGCATTTTCGGCGGCATATCAGGTTTCGTCTTCTTTCCATCAACGGGTGGAACTCGTCGTCTCCGGGACCACGCAATGGAATCCCCAGGTGGCGGCTGCCGATCCGGTAGGCTGGCGATTGGAATTCTTCTATCATACGGCCGAGATTATTCGGGACCACCCTCTGATGGGCGTCGGCACCGGAGGGTTTGTCCAAGCGTACCGCTCGCGTGCGGTACAACCCGGCATGGCAGTACCTCCCCACCCCCACAATCAATACCTCTTTATCATGGCGCAAGTAGGAATAGTCGGACTCGGCTTATTGCTCTGGTTGTTTGTACAACAGTGGCGCTCGACACCTTTGGTTGGTGATGCAGCGTATGGGCTGCTTGCCAGAGGACTGGTGGTCACCATCGCGGTCGGATGCTTTTTCAACCCTTTCCTCGTCGATCATACGGAGAAACTGTTTTACTGCTGGTTCTCCGGGCTGATGTATTCCGGGATTGCCCCACAACTCGATACGAAGACATGACTCTTTCGACGTATATCATCGCCTACAACGAGGCAATGAAGATTGCCGATGCCATCAATAGCGTGTTATGGGCGGATGAAATCATCGTGGTCGATTCTGCCAGTACGGATGAGACGGCTCGGATCGCGCAGGACTTGGGAGCCCGTGTCGTCCAAATTCCGTTTCAGGGTTTCGGCCATCTACGAAATCAAGCCATCGAGGTCTGTACGCATGAGTGGATTTTCAGCCTCGATACGGATGAACGGTGCACACCTGAAGTCCGGGATGAGATCCTCACGGTTCTTGCTGATACTCCCATACACGACGCCTATCTGGTACCGAGGCGGAATTACTTCATGGGACGTTGGATCACACATTCCGGCTGGTATCCGAATTTCCGCCAACCGCAGTTGTTTCGGAAAGGGGCCATGAAATATGCGGAATCTCCGGTCCACGAAGGCTACGAACTCTTGACTGCCAAGCCGGTCGGACGACTGACGCATGCGATTTGGCAGATCCCCTTCAAGGACTTTGAAGAGGTCGTCAAGAAGGCCAACCGCTATTCGTCGCTTGGAGCGCTGAAGCTTGCCGATCGACGCGTGTCGATGGGAGCGGCCCTGTTTCACGGCCTCTGGTCATTTCTCAAACATTATGTGGTCAAGCGAGGATTTTTGGACGGCTGGCCCGGATTCGTCATCGCTTTCGGAAATTTTGAGGGAACATTTTATCGCTATGCGAAGCGATTCGAACAGCAGGAGATGTGGCCGCCTCCCAAACAGATGCCGCTTCGGCGACCCGGTCACGCCCCTCCGAAATGAAAACCGCGGTGATCGTTACCACGTACAATCGTCCTGATGCGCTGGCGGCTGTATTGGAAGGGTATTGCGGCCAAAGCGATCACGATTTTGAGCTGGTCGTTGCGGATGACGGTTCGAATGAAGAGACGGCGGAGGTCGTTCGGCAGTTTGCGCGGCGCGCACCGTTCTCGCTGGCGCATATCTGGCAGGAGGACCTGGGATTTCGAGCCGCCGCGATTCGCAATCGGGCCGTTGCATCGACGAACGCCGACTACATTATCTTTACGGATGGAGATTGTGTTCCCTCCCGGCATTTCGTGCGTGTCCACAAGCGACTCGCCGAACCGGGTTACTTTCTCGGGTCGAATCGTGTGTTACTTGCCTCCGAGTTGACGAACCGTGTCGTGCACGAGCGGCTGCCGATTCATGCGTGGGGCGGAATCGAGTGGGTCCTTTCCTGGTCACGAAGGGAAGTCAATCGCGTCCTTCCATTGATGACATTACCTGATGGTGGGTTTCGAAAATGGACGCCCGGTCGTTGGAAAGGCATCAAGACCTGCAATCTCTCCGCGTGGCGCGCAGATTTGATCCGTGTGAATGGACTCGACGAGTCCTACGAGGGATGGGGGCTGGAAGATTCCGATCTGGTCATTCGACTTCTCCATGCCGGCGTGAAGCACAAGAACGCACGGTTCGCCGCGACAGTATTTCATTTATGGCACCCTGAACAGGATCGCATGAAACTTGCGACCAATCAGAAACGTTTGGATGAGCTGTTGCAATCGACGGCGGTGCGCGCCGCCATAGGACTTGATCGGCACGCTAGCCTCTGATGCGACACGATACCTAATTGCTCCATGAATCGGGAGATGCGAAGCGCATTGATTGTCTGTACGCGTCGAATCGGCGACGTACTCTTGGCGACACCCGTCGTGCGCTCCCTCAAGACCGCGTTGCCGAACCTGATGGTCGATATGCTGGTGTTCGAAGGGACCCAAGATATCGTGTCGGCTAATAGGGATATCCGGCGAGTTTGGACTATTCCCGAACGTCCGACGATTGGGAAGCATTTGAAATTACTCCGTTCGATGTGGCGCCGCTATGATGTCGCGCTTTCCGTGTTGGCAGGTGATCGGCCCACCTTTCACGCTTGGGCGGCCGGTCGA is a genomic window containing:
- a CDS encoding O-antigen ligase family protein, whose translation is MELSPWGIGRLQMEARRVAGWTTTALGFTVPIWVSADGILVALLVVCWLASGEWRERIRRITANPVAVSALLLFVWLLAGSLWGMGSLEERVLAVKKYADLLLIPLLISLAVDIHERNRALLALTASLMVTLLLSLALSVGFLPGSQALNCDRFNPCVFKKHTTHNVLMAFGALLFAVLAWKSSQRWVRWGLGGAAVLAAGNVLLMVQGRTGYVVLAGLAVMAFHMYFGWRGMLAAIVGLCLAFSAAYQVSSSFHQRVELVVSGTTQWNPQVAAADPVGWRLEFFYHTAEIIRDHPLMGVGTGGFVQAYRSRAVQPGMAVPPHPHNQYLFIMAQVGIVGLGLLLWLFVQQWRSTPLVGDAAYGLLARGLVVTIAVGCFFNPFLVDHTEKLFYCWFSGLMYSGIAPQLDTKT
- a CDS encoding glycosyltransferase family 2 protein; protein product: MTLSTYIIAYNEAMKIADAINSVLWADEIIVVDSASTDETARIAQDLGARVVQIPFQGFGHLRNQAIEVCTHEWIFSLDTDERCTPEVRDEILTVLADTPIHDAYLVPRRNYFMGRWITHSGWYPNFRQPQLFRKGAMKYAESPVHEGYELLTAKPVGRLTHAIWQIPFKDFEEVVKKANRYSSLGALKLADRRVSMGAALFHGLWSFLKHYVVKRGFLDGWPGFVIAFGNFEGTFYRYAKRFEQQEMWPPPKQMPLRRPGHAPPK
- a CDS encoding glycosyltransferase family 2 protein, with product MKTAVIVTTYNRPDALAAVLEGYCGQSDHDFELVVADDGSNEETAEVVRQFARRAPFSLAHIWQEDLGFRAAAIRNRAVASTNADYIIFTDGDCVPSRHFVRVHKRLAEPGYFLGSNRVLLASELTNRVVHERLPIHAWGGIEWVLSWSRREVNRVLPLMTLPDGGFRKWTPGRWKGIKTCNLSAWRADLIRVNGLDESYEGWGLEDSDLVIRLLHAGVKHKNARFAATVFHLWHPEQDRMKLATNQKRLDELLQSTAVRAAIGLDRHASL